The Pseudomonadota bacterium genome has a window encoding:
- a CDS encoding DUF2306 domain-containing protein has protein sequence MHKPAAKNGLGRLVIRNEAQHRWKNAPMTVAATLLGAMLLYALASLAVSYLDGDISMGGSRDLEGRLPLPVMLHVGAVIPAIPLGIYVFWARKGTSRHKRLGRIWALLMVVIALSSFWIGNPDRGFAGTHFSWIHLLSLFVLFSVTRSIVAIRRGNVQRHRNAMENMFIALLVAGAFTFVPGRVLNILAFG, from the coding sequence ATGCACAAACCTGCTGCGAAAAATGGCCTGGGCCGCCTTGTGATCCGCAACGAGGCACAGCATCGCTGGAAAAATGCACCGATGACTGTCGCCGCCACGCTATTGGGAGCAATGCTGCTCTACGCGCTGGCGAGTCTGGCTGTCAGCTATCTGGACGGTGATATCTCAATGGGCGGTAGCCGTGATCTGGAGGGGCGTTTGCCCCTGCCGGTGATGCTGCATGTTGGTGCGGTCATCCCGGCCATCCCGCTGGGCATATATGTCTTCTGGGCCAGAAAGGGCACATCGCGGCACAAGCGGCTGGGTCGGATCTGGGCACTATTGATGGTGGTTATCGCGCTATCCAGCTTCTGGATCGGCAATCCTGATCGCGGCTTTGCCGGAACCCATTTCAGCTGGATCCACCTGCTCTCACTGTTCGTGCTGTTCTCGGTCACCCGCAGCATCGTGGCGATCCGGCGCGGCAATGTGCAGCGCCACCGCAATGCGATGGAGAATATGTTCATCGCATTGCTCGTCGCCGGGGCCTTCACCTTCGTTCCCGGCCGCGTCCTCAACATCCTCGCCTTTGGCTGA
- a CDS encoding VOC family protein — MSDTTPPNDQLSGVTPHITIRGGSKDESMAEKAIAFYQQAFGAEPLYRDHEQGGKRLMYAHLKILGGGLMLNDEFPEFMGGETMAAPSGATLHLQVPDADAAWQRALDAGAEVRFPIDNQFWGARYGQLTDPFGFIWSIGGPVKE, encoded by the coding sequence ATGAGTGACACCACACCACCCAATGACCAGCTGAGCGGCGTGACGCCGCATATCACCATTCGCGGCGGCAGCAAGGACGAGAGCATGGCCGAAAAGGCCATTGCCTTTTACCAGCAAGCGTTTGGTGCCGAGCCGCTCTATCGCGACCATGAGCAGGGCGGCAAAAGGCTGATGTACGCGCATCTGAAAATCCTCGGCGGCGGGTTGATGCTCAATGACGAATTTCCCGAATTTATGGGCGGCGAGACCATGGCCGCGCCTTCAGGCGCAACGCTGCATTTGCAGGTGCCCGATGCCGATGCCGCCTGGCAACGGGCGCTCGACGCCGGCGCGGAAGTGCGCTTCCCGATCGATAACCAGTTTTGGGGTGCGCGCTACGGCCAGCTCACCGACCCGTTCGGCTTCATCTGGTCGATCGGCGGGCCGGTGAAGGAATAG
- the hisN gene encoding histidinol-phosphatase gives MTPEDIILAQRLADAAAAAIRPYYRAAFETERKRDSSPVTEADKAAETAMRQILEAERPDDAIIGEEFGRKKGTSRRCWVLDPIDGTTSFIAGRPIFGTLIALTVNDFPVIGIIDQPISGERWLGVSGRETLFNGKPVTTRPCPKLDEAILATTSPHLFSNQDADYFAALAKQTETQRLIWGGDCYNYGLLASGHLDIVCESGLKLHDYAALVPVVEGAGGMMCDWYGDPLHANSDGRVMAIGDPARLEDVLGAMATG, from the coding sequence ATGACTCCTGAAGACATCATCCTTGCCCAACGCCTGGCCGATGCCGCCGCGGCGGCAATCCGGCCCTATTATCGCGCTGCTTTCGAGACCGAGCGCAAGCGCGACAGCTCACCCGTGACCGAGGCGGACAAGGCGGCCGAAACCGCGATGCGCCAGATATTGGAGGCCGAGCGCCCCGATGATGCGATTATCGGCGAAGAATTTGGCCGCAAGAAAGGCACGTCACGCCGCTGCTGGGTGCTCGACCCGATCGATGGCACCACCAGCTTTATCGCCGGACGACCGATATTCGGCACGCTGATCGCTTTGACCGTCAACGATTTTCCGGTGATCGGTATCATCGATCAGCCGATTTCGGGTGAACGCTGGCTCGGCGTCTCGGGCCGCGAAACGCTGTTCAATGGCAAGCCGGTCACTACCCGCCCCTGCCCGAAGCTCGACGAAGCCATTCTCGCCACCACCAGTCCGCATCTGTTCAGCAACCAGGACGCGGACTATTTTGCCGCACTGGCCAAACAGACCGAGACACAGCGGCTGATCTGGGGCGGCGATTGCTATAATTACGGTCTGCTCGCCAGCGGCCATCTCGACATTGTCTGCGAAAGCGGCCTGAAGTTGCATGACTATGCGGCGCTGGTACCGGTCGTCGAAGGCGCCGGCGGCATGATGTGCGACTGGTATGGCGACCCGCTCCACGCCAATAGCGACGGTCGGGTGATGGCGATTGGCGATCCGGCACGGCTGGAGGATGTGCTCGGGGCGATGGCAACCGGCTAG
- a CDS encoding NAD+ synthase has product MTDRLILTMAQLNQKMGALADNADAMLAVRSQTMADAPDNAQPDLMLYPELQLIGYPPEDLVLKPALIQRAAEQLDRLAAATGDGGPAMLVGSVFLDGDRLYNGVALLDGGRIAAVRYKHELPNYGTFDELRLFKQGPLPEPVDFRGVRLGLPICEDGWLPKVPRHLAERGAELLISVNGSPYEIAKDQHRELEVFRARTRETGLPLLFLNRVGGQDELVFDGCSFVLNSDGKTVHRLPDWEEHVRTTVWEKGANGWACANCSGPDALAAWDHHPADIYNAMIVGLRDYVNRNGFPGVVLGLSGGIDSALSAAVAVDALGADRVWCVMMPSRFTSQESLDDAAGCAAMLGTKLDTIPINPAVEGFDAMLEDSFADSQVDITEENIQSRIRGVTLMALSNKFGHMLLTTGNKSEMSVGYATIYGDMAGGYSVLKDAYKLTVFALSRWRNANRPSLGMGPDGPVMPQGVITKPPSAELRPDQKDSDSLPDYAVLDPILHGLIEQEQSVDDLVAQGFDRDVVVRIERLLYIAEYKRRQSPPGVKLGSRNFGRDRRYPITNAFRTV; this is encoded by the coding sequence ATGACCGATCGCCTGATACTGACCATGGCCCAGCTGAACCAGAAAATGGGCGCGCTGGCCGACAATGCTGATGCGATGCTGGCGGTGCGCAGCCAGACCATGGCCGACGCACCGGACAATGCGCAGCCGGACCTCATGCTCTATCCCGAGCTGCAGCTGATCGGCTATCCGCCCGAGGATCTGGTGCTGAAGCCGGCGCTGATCCAGCGCGCAGCGGAGCAGCTCGACCGTCTGGCCGCAGCCACCGGTGATGGTGGTCCGGCGATGCTGGTGGGCAGCGTCTTTCTCGATGGTGACCGGCTGTATAATGGCGTTGCGCTGCTCGATGGTGGCCGGATCGCGGCGGTGCGCTACAAGCATGAACTGCCCAATTATGGCACCTTCGATGAATTGCGCCTGTTCAAACAGGGCCCGCTGCCCGAGCCGGTGGACTTTCGCGGCGTCCGCCTTGGCCTGCCGATCTGTGAGGATGGCTGGCTGCCCAAAGTGCCGCGCCATCTTGCCGAGCGCGGTGCCGAACTGCTGATCTCGGTCAATGGCAGCCCCTATGAAATCGCCAAGGACCAGCATCGCGAGCTTGAGGTATTCCGCGCCAGGACCAGGGAGACCGGGCTGCCGCTGTTGTTCCTCAACCGGGTTGGGGGGCAGGACGAGCTGGTGTTCGATGGCTGCTCCTTCGTGCTCAACAGCGATGGCAAGACGGTGCACCGCCTGCCCGACTGGGAAGAGCATGTCCGCACCACGGTCTGGGAAAAGGGCGCCAATGGCTGGGCCTGTGCCAATTGCTCGGGGCCTGATGCGCTGGCGGCATGGGATCATCACCCGGCGGACATCTATAATGCGATGATAGTTGGCTTGCGCGACTATGTGAACCGCAACGGCTTTCCCGGCGTGGTGCTCGGCCTGTCGGGCGGGATAGACAGCGCGCTGTCGGCGGCGGTGGCGGTTGATGCGTTGGGTGCCGACCGGGTGTGGTGCGTGATGATGCCGAGCCGCTTCACCAGCCAGGAAAGCCTTGACGATGCAGCGGGCTGTGCAGCGATGCTCGGTACAAAGCTCGACACCATCCCGATCAACCCGGCGGTGGAGGGGTTTGATGCGATGCTCGAGGACAGCTTTGCTGACAGTCAGGTCGACATAACCGAGGAGAATATCCAGTCGCGCATTCGCGGCGTGACCCTGATGGCGCTGTCCAACAAATTCGGCCATATGCTGCTGACCACCGGCAACAAAAGCGAGATGAGCGTCGGCTATGCCACCATCTATGGCGATATGGCCGGCGGCTATTCGGTGCTGAAAGACGCTTACAAGCTGACGGTGTTCGCCCTGTCACGCTGGCGCAACGCCAACAGGCCGTCACTCGGCATGGGCCCCGATGGCCCGGTGATGCCGCAAGGCGTGATCACCAAGCCGCCCAGTGCCGAGCTGCGCCCCGACCAGAAGGATTCGGACAGCCTGCCCGATTATGCCGTGCTCGACCCGATCCTGCACGGGCTGATCGAGCAGGAGCAATCGGTCGACGATCTGGTGGCGCAGGGGTTCGACCGCGATGTCGTGGTCCGCATCGAGCGATTGCTCTATATCGCCGAATATAAACGCCGCCAGTCGCCGCCCGGGGTCAAGCTGGGGAGCCGCAATTTCGGCCGTGACCGGCGCTATCCGATTACCAATGCGTTTAGAACTGTTTGA
- a CDS encoding TonB family protein, translated as MSYAETSGFGANAQDRVRSAAIVTAIQGSAIAALILVPVAVVTQLPEEDDPDAIQISLPKPPPSKPVVDPPRPMTRIDAPHPPKPLPVDKPVTVPPLDDFTIDPPLIGDAGNANIAGPDLGDGVGARVPLPVLVAPRRDPRYARFFQPSYPTQKLRAGIEGQVRINVLIGIDGRVKAVKQLAASDPAFWRTTERQAMRHWRFIPATRDGEPVEQWHTVTVQFTINR; from the coding sequence ATGAGCTATGCCGAAACATCCGGATTTGGCGCCAATGCGCAGGATCGTGTCAGGAGCGCGGCCATTGTCACGGCGATACAGGGCAGCGCGATTGCGGCGCTGATACTGGTGCCGGTTGCCGTGGTCACACAGTTGCCCGAAGAGGATGATCCGGATGCCATCCAGATAAGTCTGCCCAAGCCGCCACCGTCCAAACCGGTGGTCGATCCGCCGCGCCCGATGACGCGGATAGACGCGCCGCATCCGCCCAAGCCGCTTCCTGTCGACAAGCCTGTCACCGTGCCGCCGCTTGATGATTTCACCATTGATCCGCCGCTCATCGGCGATGCCGGAAATGCTAACATTGCCGGCCCTGATTTGGGCGATGGCGTCGGTGCGCGTGTCCCGCTGCCGGTGCTTGTCGCGCCGCGTCGCGACCCGCGCTATGCCCGTTTCTTTCAGCCCAGCTATCCGACGCAGAAATTGCGTGCCGGCATTGAAGGCCAGGTGCGGATCAACGTGCTGATCGGTATCGATGGCCGGGTGAAGGCGGTCAAGCAGCTTGCCGCCAGCGATCCGGCCTTTTGGCGCACCACCGAGCGGCAGGCCATGCGGCACTGGCGGTTCATTCCGGCAACGCGCGACGGTGAACCGGTCGAGCAATGGCATACAGTGACGGTACAGTTCACCATAAACCGTT
- the rpmI gene encoding 50S ribosomal protein L35 → MPKLKTKSGVKKRFKITATGKVKHGVAGKRHRLISHNSKYIRQNRGTKVAADADAKTIKKWAPYGLK, encoded by the coding sequence ATGCCCAAGCTGAAGACCAAGAGCGGGGTCAAGAAACGCTTCAAGATCACCGCTACCGGCAAGGTGAAGCATGGTGTCGCAGGCAAGCGCCACCGGCTGATCAGCCATAATTCCAAATATATCCGCCAGAATCGCGGCACCAAGGTCGCCGCCGATGCCGATGCGAAAACCATCAAGAAATGGGCGCCTTACGGGCTGAAATAA
- the rplT gene encoding 50S ribosomal protein L20: MARVKRGVTTRAKHKRVLEQAKGYYGRRKNTIRVARQAVEKAGQYAYRDRKVKKRNFRSLWIQRINAAVRAEGLTYGQFMHGLKLAEVDLDRKILADLAMNENDVFKTIVKQAQDALAKA, encoded by the coding sequence ATGGCACGAGTTAAACGCGGTGTGACCACCCGCGCCAAGCACAAGCGGGTATTGGAACAAGCCAAAGGCTATTATGGTCGCCGCAAGAACACCATCCGCGTCGCGCGGCAGGCGGTCGAAAAGGCCGGCCAGTACGCCTATCGCGACCGCAAGGTCAAAAAGCGCAATTTCCGCAGCCTGTGGATCCAGCGCATCAACGCCGCTGTCCGCGCCGAAGGCTTGACCTATGGCCAGTTCATGCACGGACTGAAGCTGGCCGAGGTCGATCTCGACCGCAAGATTCTCGCCGATCTGGCGATGAACGAAAATGATGTGTTCAAAACCATCGTCAAACAGGCCCAGGACGCGCTGGCAAAGGCATAA
- the pheS gene encoding phenylalanine--tRNA ligase subunit alpha, which produces MSDIETIRDGYLAQIAEADLEALEQLRVAALGKQGEISLLLKTLGKMTPEQRQTEGPRINGARAAVADAIATRKQALEDAALDAKLAAESLDLTLPVTDSPKGSVHPVSQVMDELAEIFADLGFAVATGPEIEDDWRNFTALNIPETHPARAMHDTFYFPDTDGEERAMLLRTHTSPVQIRTMVDVAERSQGKGEPIRIIAPGRTYRSDSDATHTPMFHQVEGLVIDRDIHMGHLKWTLETFVRAFFERDDITLRLRPSFFPFTEPSAEIDMGFTVEKGRRIIGGDPYGPDGGWMELGGSGMVHPNVIANCGLDPDEWQGFAFGCGIDRLAMLKYGMDDLRAFFDGDLRWLGHYGFGALDTPTLSGGVGA; this is translated from the coding sequence ATGAGCGACATAGAAACCATCCGCGATGGCTATCTGGCCCAAATCGCCGAGGCCGACCTTGAGGCACTGGAACAGCTGCGCGTCGCAGCCTTGGGCAAGCAGGGCGAAATCAGCCTGTTGCTGAAGACCCTCGGCAAAATGACGCCCGAACAGCGCCAGACCGAAGGCCCGCGCATCAATGGCGCGCGTGCGGCGGTTGCGGATGCCATCGCCACACGCAAACAGGCGCTGGAGGATGCGGCGCTGGATGCAAAGCTGGCGGCGGAATCGCTTGATCTGACGCTTCCTGTAACAGACTCCCCCAAAGGCAGCGTTCACCCTGTGTCACAGGTGATGGATGAACTGGCGGAGATTTTCGCAGACCTCGGCTTTGCCGTCGCTACCGGCCCGGAGATTGAGGATGATTGGCGCAATTTCACTGCGCTGAATATCCCCGAAACGCATCCGGCACGGGCAATGCATGATACTTTCTATTTCCCGGATACCGATGGCGAAGAACGGGCGATGCTGCTGCGCACCCATACCTCCCCGGTGCAGATCCGCACCATGGTGGATGTTGCCGAACGCAGCCAGGGCAAGGGTGAGCCGATCCGCATCATCGCACCGGGCCGCACCTATCGCTCCGACAGCGACGCCACCCACACGCCGATGTTCCATCAGGTCGAGGGACTGGTGATCGACCGCGATATCCATATGGGGCATCTCAAATGGACGCTGGAAACGTTTGTGCGCGCCTTTTTCGAGCGCGATGACATTACCCTGCGCCTGCGCCCCAGCTTCTTCCCGTTCACCGAACCTTCGGCCGAGATCGATATGGGCTTCACCGTTGAAAAAGGTCGCCGGATTATTGGCGGCGATCCCTATGGCCCCGATGGTGGCTGGATGGAGCTGGGCGGTAGCGGCATGGTGCACCCCAATGTCATCGCCAATTGCGGCCTTGATCCCGATGAGTGGCAGGGCTTTGCCTTTGGCTGTGGCATAGACCGGTTGGCGATGCTGAAATATGGTATGGATGATCTGCGTGCCTTTTTCGACGGCGATCTGCGCTGGCTCGGCCATTATGGCTTTGGCGCGCTCGACACGCCGACATTATCCGGGGGAGTGGGCGCATGA
- a CDS encoding DUF2306 domain-containing protein, with product MSLAEDIAAVDRPTPVRIVRMLLLAGAAVLLTLVLMALSSLTGGYAVGTDRVAAEADMVQRAADRLTLPIIIHLVTVIPALPLGIYVLVRQKGDALHRLLGRVWAGLMFITALTSLFIGRPGTGFGGSGYSFIHIFSIIVLVSVPMAIWRIRKRDIRGHRGAMEGVFIGLVLAGLFAFLPNRILGLLVFG from the coding sequence ATGTCGCTTGCCGAAGATATTGCTGCCGTTGATCGCCCCACCCCGGTGCGCATCGTCCGCATGTTGTTGCTGGCCGGGGCGGCAGTGCTGCTCACACTGGTGCTGATGGCGCTGAGCAGCCTGACCGGCGGTTATGCCGTGGGCACCGACCGCGTTGCCGCCGAAGCGGATATGGTCCAACGCGCCGCCGACCGGCTCACTCTGCCGATTATCATCCATCTGGTGACTGTGATTCCTGCGCTTCCCCTCGGCATCTATGTTCTGGTGCGGCAAAAGGGCGATGCGCTGCATCGGCTGCTCGGTCGCGTCTGGGCCGGGTTGATGTTTATCACCGCGTTGACCAGCCTGTTCATCGGCCGCCCGGGCACCGGCTTTGGCGGAAGCGGCTACAGCTTCATCCATATTTTCTCGATTATCGTGCTGGTGTCGGTACCGATGGCGATCTGGCGTATACGCAAGCGTGATATTCGCGGTCATCGCGGCGCCATGGAGGGTGTGTTTATCGGGCTGGTGCTGGCTGGCCTGTTCGCTTTCCTGCCGAACCGGATATTGGGCCTGCTGGTGTTCGGATAA
- a CDS encoding LytTR family DNA-binding domain-containing protein → MRQFAAEIFFAAAIGFLLGLLGPFGTFEMPAAYRLPYWVVFAIIGYLLFRPVTLAATWLAEGSAVPLALCRLLAVALASLPMSWIVAFAMNGMAIPTNVDGSRYLILYLQVAGIGAAIYAVMTFLRLGSGRDSRLQDGRMQRELLVDPPLTPAVPDDPQAAEPALMKRLPPGFAGPVMALNVEDHYVRVHGAERSEMLLMRLGDAMDEMEPLAGMQVHRSWWVADHAVTGAMRLGRNIGLTLANGLHVPVSRAHVPGARARGWLENIQPQTES, encoded by the coding sequence ATGCGCCAATTTGCCGCCGAAATCTTTTTCGCCGCCGCGATCGGGTTTCTGCTCGGACTGCTCGGCCCATTTGGCACCTTCGAGATGCCGGCCGCCTATCGCCTGCCCTATTGGGTAGTGTTCGCGATTATCGGCTATTTGCTGTTTCGCCCGGTGACACTGGCGGCGACATGGCTGGCGGAAGGCTCTGCGGTGCCGTTGGCGCTGTGCCGTTTGCTGGCGGTTGCACTGGCGTCGCTACCAATGAGCTGGATCGTCGCCTTTGCGATGAACGGAATGGCGATTCCCACCAATGTTGACGGATCGCGATACCTGATTCTCTATCTTCAGGTTGCCGGCATTGGCGCCGCCATCTATGCCGTCATGACGTTTCTGCGCCTCGGCAGCGGCAGGGATTCTCGTCTCCAGGACGGAAGGATGCAGCGCGAACTGCTGGTCGATCCACCACTCACCCCTGCGGTGCCAGATGATCCACAGGCCGCAGAGCCAGCGCTGATGAAGCGTCTGCCGCCTGGTTTTGCCGGTCCGGTGATGGCGCTGAATGTCGAGGACCATTATGTCCGGGTCCATGGGGCAGAGCGCAGCGAAATGCTGCTGATGCGGCTGGGCGATGCGATGGACGAAATGGAACCGCTTGCCGGCATGCAGGTGCATCGCAGCTGGTGGGTCGCCGATCATGCCGTGACCGGGGCCATGCGACTGGGCCGCAATATCGGCCTGACCCTGGCCAATGGCCTCCATGTTCCGGTCTCACGCGCCCATGTTCCCGGTGCCCGGGCACGCGGCTGGCTGGAAAATATCCAGCCGCAAACCGAGTCATAA
- a CDS encoding ribose-phosphate pyrophosphokinase, whose product MKIMSGNSNLPLARAIAGYLEMPLTDASVRRFADEEIFVEIHENVRGEDVFLIQSTCYPANDNLMELLICIDALKRASARRITAVIPYFGYARQDRKPGPRTPISAKLVANLITVAGADRVLSVDLHAGQIQGFFDIPTDNLYGAPVMAADIQARFGAHELMVVSPDVGGVVRARALAKRLNNAPLAIVDKRREKPGESEVMNIIGNVEGRFCILIDDIVDSGGTLCNAADALKEAGAVDVAAYVTHGVLSGAAVERVDKSTLKELVITDSIEATEAVQASDHIRPLPIAPLLGEAMRRIAEESSVSSLFD is encoded by the coding sequence ATGAAAATCATGTCGGGAAACAGCAATCTGCCGCTGGCGCGGGCGATTGCCGGCTATTTGGAGATGCCGCTGACCGATGCCAGCGTGCGGCGCTTTGCCGATGAGGAAATTTTCGTCGAAATCCATGAAAATGTGCGCGGCGAGGACGTGTTTCTAATCCAGTCGACTTGCTATCCCGCCAATGACAATCTGATGGAATTGCTGATCTGCATCGACGCGCTGAAACGCGCCTCGGCACGACGGATTACTGCCGTCATCCCCTATTTCGGCTATGCCCGGCAGGACCGGAAGCCTGGCCCGCGCACGCCGATCTCGGCCAAGCTGGTGGCCAATCTGATCACCGTTGCCGGTGCCGATCGGGTGCTCTCGGTCGACCTGCATGCCGGGCAGATTCAGGGCTTTTTCGATATACCGACCGACAATCTCTATGGCGCGCCGGTAATGGCCGCCGATATCCAGGCGCGCTTCGGCGCGCATGAGCTGATGGTGGTGTCGCCCGATGTCGGCGGTGTGGTCCGCGCCAGGGCACTCGCCAAACGGCTCAACAACGCGCCACTGGCCATTGTCGACAAGCGCCGCGAAAAGCCCGGCGAGTCCGAAGTGATGAACATCATCGGCAATGTTGAAGGGCGTTTCTGCATATTGATCGACGATATTGTCGATTCGGGTGGCACATTGTGCAACGCCGCCGATGCGCTCAAAGAAGCCGGCGCCGTCGATGTCGCCGCCTATGTCACCCATGGTGTGCTCTCGGGCGCGGCGGTCGAGCGCGTCGACAAGAGCACGCTGAAGGAATTGGTGATCACCGATTCGATCGAAGCCACCGAAGCGGTGCAGGCTTCCGACCATATCCGCCCGCTGCCTATCGCGCCGCTGCTCGGCGAGGCCATGCGCCGCATCGCCGAGGAAAGCTCGGTTTCAAGCCTGTTTGACTGA
- the gltX gene encoding glutamate--tRNA ligase, translating into MTTKTRFAPSPTGHLHIGNIRTALHNWMWARKNGGHFVLRIDDTDKERSKEDYVTGIQRDMQWLGLDWDSSFRQSERFHSYEAAFDKLKADGRVYACYETAQELDLKRKVLRSRGLAPVYDRGALELTKEQIAAYEAEGRTPHWRFKLDHDAPISWDDLVRGPQKFDPPALSDPVIRRADGSWLYMLPSTIDDADHGITHVVRGEDHVANTAAQIQMFEALGADIPTFAHSALLMGKEGKLSKRLGSMGVSDFREQHIEPQAVLALLARLGTSDPVTPEGDITKLVSTIDFSRFGRAPAKFDPEDLARLNTQIVHKLDYKAVADRLPAAMDAAAWRAIQPNVAHLGEVADWWAIVEGPLELPDFDDETRVYLKDAHDMLTGLDWSDAVWGELTGALKQATGRKGKALFMPLRQALTGQSHGPDMAELVPLLGRDVALRRLERGAQ; encoded by the coding sequence ATGACCACAAAAACCCGTTTCGCGCCGTCGCCGACCGGCCATTTGCATATCGGCAATATCCGCACCGCGCTGCATAACTGGATGTGGGCGCGCAAGAATGGCGGGCATTTTGTGCTGCGCATCGATGATACCGATAAGGAGCGCTCCAAAGAGGACTATGTCACCGGTATCCAGCGCGATATGCAGTGGCTCGGGCTCGATTGGGACAGCAGTTTCCGCCAGTCTGAACGGTTCCACAGTTATGAAGCGGCGTTTGACAAGCTCAAAGCCGATGGCCGGGTTTATGCCTGTTATGAGACAGCGCAGGAGCTTGACCTGAAGCGCAAGGTGTTACGCTCGCGCGGGCTGGCACCGGTTTATGATCGCGGTGCGCTGGAACTGACAAAGGAGCAGATCGCGGCTTATGAAGCGGAAGGGCGGACCCCGCATTGGCGCTTCAAGCTCGACCATGATGCGCCGATTAGCTGGGATGATCTGGTGCGCGGGCCGCAGAAATTCGATCCGCCGGCCCTGTCCGATCCGGTGATCCGCCGCGCCGATGGCTCCTGGCTCTATATGCTGCCTTCCACCATTGACGATGCCGACCATGGCATCACCCATGTGGTGCGCGGCGAGGACCATGTCGCCAATACCGCAGCGCAAATCCAGATGTTTGAAGCCCTTGGCGCGGATATTCCCACCTTTGCCCATAGCGCGCTGCTAATGGGCAAAGAGGGCAAGCTCTCCAAGCGGCTCGGCTCCATGGGAGTCAGCGACTTCCGCGAACAGCATATCGAGCCGCAAGCGGTGCTGGCGCTGCTGGCACGGCTCGGCACCAGCGATCCGGTTACTCCAGAGGGCGATATAACCAAATTGGTTTCTACGATCGATTTCAGCCGCTTCGGCCGCGCGCCAGCGAAATTCGATCCTGAGGATTTGGCCCGGCTCAACACCCAGATCGTGCACAAGCTCGATTATAAGGCGGTTGCGGATCGTCTTCCGGCGGCGATGGATGCAGCCGCCTGGCGTGCGATCCAGCCCAATGTCGCGCATCTGGGCGAGGTCGCCGACTGGTGGGCGATTGTCGAAGGGCCATTGGAGTTGCCGGACTTTGATGATGAGACGCGCGTCTATCTGAAGGACGCGCATGATATGCTCACCGGGTTGGACTGGTCCGATGCCGTTTGGGGCGAACTGACCGGCGCGCTCAAACAGGCGACCGGGCGCAAGGGTAAGGCGCTGTTCATGCCATTGCGCCAGGCGCTGACCGGGCAGAGTCATGGTCCCGACATGGCCGAACTGGTGCCGCTATTGGGCCGCGACGTCGCCTTGCGGAGACTGGAGCGCGGGGCGCAATAA
- a CDS encoding helix-turn-helix domain-containing protein: MTDGTLDISDVELRFFAPSPLLAPYISTLYRLDILRGDKPALADHLHPEWANLRLVRGEPVSGSIGEMELTEQPRAFLIGPTSQATYFTQRNASIFGIGLLPLGWHIFTSGAAADIYADQSVNAEAEPALEELIQVSQAIDMDHQGDANIEAAAINAALEAIIADRPAPDPRIANAHAALVDDRLDSVTAMAERLAMTERSLERFSRRIFGFPPKLLLRRQRFLRSLAQFMIDPSLRWINTLDWQYHDQAHFSRDFLRFMGMRPGEYAARPHPIMMAAAKARMAAAGAAMQALHQPVTSESDIEDS; this comes from the coding sequence ATGACGGACGGCACGCTCGATATATCCGATGTCGAATTGCGCTTCTTCGCGCCTTCGCCGCTGCTCGCCCCCTATATTTCCACGCTCTACCGTCTCGATATCCTGCGTGGCGACAAACCGGCGCTGGCGGATCACCTCCACCCCGAATGGGCCAATTTGCGCCTTGTCCGGGGTGAGCCGGTCAGCGGCTCCATCGGCGAGATGGAGCTGACCGAACAGCCACGCGCTTTCCTCATTGGCCCGACCAGCCAGGCCACCTATTTCACCCAGCGCAATGCCAGCATTTTCGGCATCGGCCTGTTGCCACTGGGCTGGCACATATTCACCAGCGGCGCAGCGGCCGATATCTATGCCGACCAATCAGTTAACGCCGAGGCCGAACCTGCCCTGGAAGAGCTGATACAGGTAAGCCAGGCCATCGACATGGATCACCAGGGTGATGCCAATATCGAGGCCGCTGCGATCAATGCCGCGCTCGAGGCCATCATTGCCGACCGGCCTGCGCCCGACCCGCGTATCGCCAACGCCCATGCAGCACTGGTCGATGACCGTCTCGACAGCGTCACCGCGATGGCTGAACGGCTGGCGATGACCGAACGCTCGCTCGAACGTTTCAGCCGGCGGATATTCGGCTTCCCGCCCAAATTGCTGTTACGCCGCCAGCGCTTCCTGCGCTCACTGGCGCAATTCATGATCGATCCCTCGCTGCGCTGGATCAACACGCTCGACTGGCAGTATCACGACCAGGCCCATTTCAGCCGTGATTTTCTGCGCTTCATGGGGATGCGCCCGGGCGAATATGCGGCAAGACCACATCCGATCATGATGGCGGCGGCCAAGGCGCGCATGGCCGCCGCCGGTGCAGCCATGCAGGCCCTGCACCAACCAGTGACATCAGAGAGTGACATCGAAGACAGCTGA